The genomic interval GACGGCGCTTCCTCGACCAGTTTCTGGTGCCGGCGCTGGACACTGCACTCGCGCTCGCCCAGGTGCACCACGTTGCCGTGATGGTCCGCAAGGATCTGGATCTCGACGTGCCGGGGCCGAACCACCAGCCGTTCCAGGTACATCGACGGATCGCCGAACGCCGCCAGCGCCTCGTCGGACGCCTGCCGGAACGACGCGACGAGGTCCTCCGGCCGCTCGACGACCCGCATGCCCTTGCCGCCACCGCCCGAGACGGCCTTCAGGGCGATGGGGTAGCCGATCCCCTCCGCGATCCTGGCGGCCTCCTCGGGCGTCGGGATCGGATCGAGGGTACCGGGCACGACCGGGACGCCGGCCGCCTGCATCACCGTCCGGGCGGCCGTCTTGCTGCCCATCGCGCGCATCGCGGCGGGCGGCGGCCCGACGAAGACCAGCCCGGCGTCGGCGCACGCCTGCGCAAAGTCCGGGTTCTCGGCCAGGAAGCCGTAGCCAGGATGGATCGCCTCGGCGCCGGCCGCCCGCGCGATCTCGATGATGCGGTCGCCCCGCAGGTAGCTTTCGGCGGCCGTCAATCCGCCCAGCGGGTACGCCTCGTCGGCAGTCCGCACGTGCAGCGCCGCGCGGTCAGGGTCGCTGAAGACGGCGACGGTCCGGACGCCCAGCTCGCGGCAGCCGCGCATCACCCGCACGGCGATCTCGCCCCGGTTGGCGACCAGCAGCTTGGAAAACGGCGGCATCAGCGCGCCGCCTCGCCCTGTCGGCCGGTCACAGCGGGATGTTCCCGTGCTTCTTCGGCGGGTTCGTGTCCCTCTTCGTGCGCACCACTTCCAGGGCCGCGATCAGCTTCCGACGCGTCTCGCGCGGCAGGATCACCTCGTCCACGTAGCCGCGCGCCGCCGCCTCGTAGGGGTTCGCGTGGCGCTCGCGGTACTCACGGGTCAGTTGGGCGCGCTCCGCGTCCGGGTCGGCAGCCTTCGCGATGCGGTCGCGGAAGATGATGTTGACCGCTCCCTCCACGCCCATCACTGCGATCTCAGCCGTGGGCCACGCGAAGTTGGCATCCCCGCGAATGTGCTTGCTCGACATCACGTCGTAGGCGCCGCCGTAGGCCTTGCGGGTGATCACCGTCAGCTTCGGCACGGTCGCCTCGCAGTAGGCGTAGAGCAGCTTCGCGCCGTGCCGGATGATGCCGTTGTGCTCCTGGCCGACGCCCGGCAGGAAGCCGGGCACGTCCACGAACGTCACCAGCGGGATGTTGAAGCAGTCGCAGAAGCGGACGAAGCGGGCGGCCTTCGTCGACGAGTCGATGTCGAGGACGCCGGCCAGCACGCTGGGCTGCTGCGCCACGATGCCGATGGGCCGGCCGTTCAGCCGCGCGAACCCGACGATGATGTTGCGGGCGTAGTGCTCCTGCACCTCCATGAACTCGCCGTCGTCCACCACCGCGCCGATGACGTTGTGCATGTCGTAGGCACGCGTCGGGTCGTCGGGAATGATCGCGTCGAGGTCGGGCGCTTCTCGGTCCGGACGGTCAGTTGGCTGGGTCCGTGGCGGGTCATCCACGTTGTTCGAGGGCAGGTATGCCAGCAGGCGACGGATCTCCTGCAGGCAGGAGACTTCGTCGTCCACGGCGAAGTGCGCGACGCCGCTCCGCCCGTTGTGGGTCATCGCGCCGCCAAGCTCCTCGAAGTCCACGACCTCGTGGGTCACGGTCCGCACGACATCCGGCCCGGTCACGAACATGAAGCTGGTGTCCTTGACCATGAACGTGAAGTCGGTGATGGCCGGCGAGTAGACCGCGCCGCCGGCGCACGGCCCCATGATGGCGCTGATCTGCGGCACGACCCCTGATGCCAGCGTATTTCGCAGGAAGATCTCAGCGTACGCACCGAGGCTGACGACACCCTCCTGAATCCGCGCGCCGCCGGAGTCGTTCAGGCCCACCACCGGCAGCCCGGACTTCGTCGCCAGATCCATCAGCTTGCAGATCTTCTCGCCGTACGCCTCCGACAGCGAGCCGCCGAAGACGGTGAAATCCTGCGAGAACACGGCGACCGGGCGGCCGTCCACTCGGCCGACGCCCGTGACGACGCCATCACCCAGGAATCTCGGGAGGCTCGCGTCGGCGGACCGGTGCACCACCAGGGCGTCGATCTCCTGAAACGTGTCAGGGTCGAGCAGCAGCTCCAGCCGCTCGCGCGCCGTCAGCTTGCCGGCGTTGTGCTGGCGCTCGATGCGGGCCTGCCCGCCGCCTAGCCTCGCCTGACGCCGCAGCTCCTCAAGGCGCGCCAGCTTGGCAGCCGTCGTCTCGACGGCCGGCAAGCTGGTCTCCTGCACGTCGTCGGATGGGTGTACTGACACGTCACGCTCCGGTGCGGGGCTGCGAGCGACAGGTCGCCGCCGTCGAGCGCCGTCGTGGCGCAGACGGTGGCCTCGTCGCGGAACGGATGCTACACAGGCCGCGAACGCGCCGACAAGGCAGCCGTCGTTCGCCCGAGAAGCCCCAGCCGCACCCGCTTACAGCTCCTGCAGCACCTTGCGGAGGTCTGGGAGGCGGTACGGCTTCGCGATGACCGCACGCACGCCCCGTTCCAGTGCCTCGTCGGGATCGATCTCTGCGCCCCAGCCGGTGGTCAGGATGAACTGAGGCGGGTGGGGCTGCTGCTGCACCGCCGCGGCCAGGTCCCAGCCGTTCATTCCCGACCCCATACCCAGGTCGGAGATCACCACGTCGACGGAGGAGGTCGCCAGCAGCGACAGCGCCTCCTCACCGGACATCGCCACGAGGACCGTGTGGCCGTCAGACTCCAGGATCCGCGAGAGCATCGTGACCAGGGCCGGCTCATCATCCACCACCAGGATGGTTTGCGGGCGCACCGCGTCCGGACGCTCGTCAGGCGGCCTCGCCGGCTCCCCCTGCGCTGCGATCGGGAAGACCAGCTCGAAGGTCGTTCCCTCGCCCAGCTCGCTGCGGACCGCGATCGAGCCGTCGTGGCGCTCCACGATCCCGAACACGATGGCGAGGCCCAGCCCGGAGCCGCCCTCACCCTTCGTGCTGAAGAACGGCTCGAACAGCTTCTCTCGGGTTTCCGGCGTCATGCCAACCCCGGAGTCGATTACCTGAACGACCACGTGCGAGGCCAGCGTGACCGCCCGCAGCCGAATCAATCCACCATCGGGCAGCGCGTCCACCGCGTTGAGCAGGAGGTTCGTGAAGGCCTCGCGCAGGTCGCTGGGCCAGCCATCGATGGCAACATCGCCTTCGACCTCCAGGCTCACCTGAATCGTGCGGCCCTCCTGCTGGGCCGCGTCTCGCCAGCGGGGAGCCGTGAGCTTGGCAACCTGGCGCAGCACGTCGTCCAGATCCACGCGACTCTTGGTGCCCTCAGCGTCCGGGCGAGCGAACAGCAGCAGGCGCCGCACGGCCTCGGCCCCGTCGACGGCCGCGCGAATCATGGTGTGCACCGAATCCTGCACGCTGTCCAGGTCGAGCGCCGGCCGTTCAAGCTCCTGGAGCGCCAGGTCGCCGTACCCGACGACCAGTCCGAGGTACTGGTTCAGGTCGTGCGCAACGCCGCCCGCCAGTTGGCCGAGCGCGCGCAGCTTCGCGCCCTGGGCAACCTGCCGCTCGCGCGCGACCTCGTCCGTGATGTCGTGGACGACGTGCACCGCGCCGGCGATCTGCCCGGTCTCGTCCCGCACGGGCGCGCTCGCCGCCCGTACCACGAGATCGCGGGCATCTGCCGTCTTCATCCGGTAGACGGCGCTGAACTGCTCTCCGCGCAATGCGCGAATGATCGGGCGGTCCTCAAGCGCGACCGGCAGGCCCTGCTCGTCCAGGGTCTGCCACGACTGACGGTGGATCGGCAGGCCGACAAGCTGCTCGGAATCCACGCCCAGCACCTGCCCGGCCGCGGCATTGACGAGGACGATTCGCCCGTCTCGGTCGGTGACAATCACCGCGTCGAGCATCTGCTGCAAGATCAGCGACTTTTCCGTCGCCTCACGGCGGGTCTCGGCAATCGCCTGCCGCTCCCGTTCGAGCAGCAGCAGGCGCTCCTCCTCCGCCCGCAGCCGCTCGCCGATGTCGCGCATCATGCCCGTGAACAGGCGGCGGCCACCCAGTCGGATCTCGCTGACGGCAAGATCGATCTTGACGGCGGCGCCGTCCTTGCGCCGCCCCTCGACGATCCGCCCGATGCCGATGATGTGCGGCTCGTCGGTCTCGAGATAACGGGCCAGGTAGCCGTCATGCTCGACGGCGATGGCTGACGGCATCAGCATCGAGACGTTCTTTCCGATCAGCTCACGCGGCTCGTACCCGAAGACGGCCATCACCGCCGGATTGACCGATTCCATGATGCCGTGCACGTCTATCGTGACGATGACGTCCGACGCACCCTCGACAATCACCCGGTGACGCGCCTCGTTCTCGAAAAGCGCCTGTTCCGCGCGTCGGCGGGCAGCCCGCTCGTCCGCCGTCTTGAGCGCGGCGCTGACCGCCGCAGCCAGCCGCCCGCTTTGGTCAGGCCCTTTCCGCAGGTAGGCGTCAAAGCCGGCCTGCAGCGCCGAGACGGCCAGATCCTCGTCGCCGTACTCGGTCAGCATCAGGACCGGATGCTCTGGTCGCGCGTTGCGGACGGCGTCGAGCACGCCCAGTCCGTCCGTCCAGGACAGGCGCGACTCGGTAATGACCACGTCGAACTGGCAATGGGCCAGTGCCTCGCAGAGCGCAGCCTCGCCGGGCGCCTGGTGCACTTCGGCGAGCGGGAGATCCCCACAGATCCAGTCCGAAACGCGGGCTTCGGCTCCTGGCGACTCGTCGACGAGCAGGATCCGCAGCGGCGAGCCCTTGCTCACAGCGACACGTCCCCCGTCAATCTCTCTGCTGAAGCGTCGGTACGTTCCTTGTACCACAAGCAAAAGGGGATTTTAGGGCGTCGGCCAGGGGCTCTCAGGCAGTTTCTGGTGTGAATCCGGTCAAAGAACGTCCGGAAGAAGCCGTCAGCAGGTCGCATTCGACGCTTCCTTGCATCTGATCGAAGCGCACATGCATGTTGCACGGATGTCGCTCGCCCGCGCATGCTCCGAGCGTATCGGTCGGGCCTTCGCGGTACCATGCCTGCGTGATCCGGGACGCGGCAGCCATGCGCGGAGGACGGCGAGTATGACCTACGCCGAGCAGCGACAGCGCCTTCTTGAGGAGCTGCGGGATCAGGGCGTGCGCGACGAGCGGATACTCCTGGCCATCGGTCGGGCGCCCCGCGAGCGCTTTCTGCCGCCCGAGCTGGCCGCGCGCGCCTACGAGAACACCTCCCTGCCGATTGGCCTGGATCAGACGATCTCTCAGCCCATCGTGGTGGCCAACATGACCGAAGCGTTGGCGCTGACCGGCGGCGAGCGCGTCCTGGAAATCGGCACCGGGTCGGGCTACCAGGCGGCAGTGCTCGCGGAGATGGGCGTGTCGGTGACCAGTGTCGAGCGCGTGCCAGCCCTCCGTGAGCGCGCCGCCGCCCTGTTGGCCGAGCTGGGCTACGCGCACGTCGCCGTCCACCAGGCTGAAGAGCAGATCGGGTGGGCGGCCGGCGCTCCGTACGACCGCATCATCGTGACGGCGGCCGGGCCGTCCGTGCCGATGTCGCTGCTCGACCAGCTTGCCGTTGGCGGGCGGCTGGTGATGCCCGTCGGGTCGCTGCGGCAGCAGCGGCTGGTGGTGATCGAGCGCACGGCCGGCGGCGTCGACGTCTCGGACCTGGGCCGGGTGCGCTTCGTGCCGCTGATCGGCAGCGAGGCCTGGACCGAGCAGCAGGTCAGCGCGGACCGCGCAAGCGATCCTGAGGAGGCCGACAGCGCGTAGACGTCTTGCGAGCGTCTACGGTTTGCGGAGCGGTTCGAGCGGCTCGACGTGTGTGTAGACGTGGTACACAGCGATGGTCTCACGGTCGGCGCGCCCGCCCACGCCTGCGAGCCGCGCCTGAAACTCGGCGTCGCCGGGCGTGCCCTGCGCGAAGACGAAGGCCGGCCGCTCGGCCACCGAGACCAGATGCGAGTAGACGGCCCGCCGCCCGAACCCGCTCGACCAGACGGACGGCACGATGCGCTCGCGGCTCTCGAAGGCCAGCGGATACGCCAGCCAGTAGTCGGTATAGATCCGGTCGATGTCCCGCGCCTGGAGCGCCGCGATCAACTCGGCGCGGTTCGCCGCCGTTGACGCACCGGCGCTCGTCGGCAGCGACAGCCGGTAGTCGCTCGCCAGCAGGCTACAGACATTCAACCCGAGCAGCAGCGCCATCAACAGACCGCCGAGGACGCGCCGCCGCCGCCATACCTCCCAGATGATGGCGGTCACCAACGGAGCTGCCGCGTAGACGGGCAGCGCGTAGCGCGGCTCGGCCCAGAGGTTCGCGAATCGGCTGACGGCGACGAACGGCGGCACCAGCAGGAGTACCAACACGAAGATGGCCGCTCGGCGGCGCTCGTCCTCGCCACCGGCGACCAGCGCCACCAGCGACCGCCGGTGCCACCAGACGACGCCGAGCGCGAACAACGGGAGCGCCACCGTCACCAGCCAGCTGCTGCCCGGCCGAGTCGGCCAGTCCAGGGCCAGCAGCTCCCGGGACGGCGTGCCCTCGGCCAGCCCGACCAGCACCGGCAGGCCGTAGCGGACCAGCCCCCAGAGGTTGACCAGGGCGGCGCGCGGCTCGGTACCGCCCTCGGCGGCGAAGCGGAGGCTCGGGAAACCACCGGCCAGGTTGTGGGCTATGGCCGGGCCGAGGCCGATCAGGAAACCGGCCGCCGCCACGCCAAGCGGGAGCGCCAGCCCGACCAGGGCCGTGCGGCTGGCGGCCCACGGTCTGAGCGCGCCCAGCAGGTAGAGTCCGGCTGCTGCCACCAGCACCGCCGCCATCGGATGGGTCCAGAGCGCCAGCCCGGCCGCCAGCCCGAGCAGTCCCCACCAGCCGAGGGCGCGCTGGCGCGTGTCCGCTGGCCGGTCAGCCAGCCGCTGGGCGGCCAGCAGACACAGTGTGCCGAGCGCCAGCGCCTCGGGATAGCCGCCTCGGGCCTTGACGCTCCAGGCCGCGAAGAACGACGGCGGCAGCGCGAGGTACGCAGCACCCAGCAGGGCTGGCCCCGCGCCGAACGCCCCCCGCGCGACGGCGAAGACGAGGCCGACGAACGCCACGGAGCAGAGGGCCGGCACGAGCTTGAGCGCCCAGGCCGACGGCCCGACGACGGCAAACAGCAGCGCGGCAGTGACCGGCTCCAGCGTGCCGAGGTAGTGCTGCTCCCAGTAGAACGCCGGCAGCTCCCCGGGCATCTGAAGCGCCATCAATCCGACGACGGCCTCGTCGGCGTCGATCTCCCCGAACGGGCCTGTAAGCAGCCAGACGCGGAGCCCAAGCCCCGCCAGCAGGATCAGGGCAAGCGCGAGCCGCTCAGTCAGCGTCGCGCGCGTCACCTGAACCCTGCGCCACCACGACCAGCCGCCCGTCGCGCAGCTCCAGGTGCGGCACCACGGTGGTGACGTCGATCTCCGAGCAGTAGAGCAGGTCGGCCCCGTACCCCTTGCTGGGAAGATCGCGTCCGCTTCGCGACTCGGCAAACATGGCGCGGATCGTCTCCGACGAGGCGTGCTTCTCGTGGGGGGCAAGGTACGAGCGGAACAGCCGGTGGGCCACAATCGCCGAGTCCGACAACCCGAGCGCCATCGGGTCGGTCGCGGCCTCCTCCGGCGGCAGACGGCGCGGGCTGAGCTTCACCAGTCGCTCGACCAGCATGCCAGCCACAAACGTATCTTCGAGGCTCAGACTGAACGCCCGGTTGTCGCCGGCGCAGAGGATCAGGATGTCCCAGTTGTTCGCCGTGGCCTCGCGGAGCGCGTGGCGGACCACGGCGACCTCGTTGCGGGGGCTGCCGACCAGCACCAGCGGGGCTTCGGCCACGGCCCGCAGCGCGCCGGTCCCGTTCGAGGTGACGTAGACGACCTCGCGGCCGGCCAGGTTCGCATCGTCAACCTCGACCGGCGAGTTTCCGAAGTCGAACCCCGGCACCTTCAG from Chloroflexota bacterium carries:
- a CDS encoding acyl-CoA carboxylase subunit beta; this encodes MPAVETTAAKLARLEELRRQARLGGGQARIERQHNAGKLTARERLELLLDPDTFQEIDALVVHRSADASLPRFLGDGVVTGVGRVDGRPVAVFSQDFTVFGGSLSEAYGEKICKLMDLATKSGLPVVGLNDSGGARIQEGVVSLGAYAEIFLRNTLASGVVPQISAIMGPCAGGAVYSPAITDFTFMVKDTSFMFVTGPDVVRTVTHEVVDFEELGGAMTHNGRSGVAHFAVDDEVSCLQEIRRLLAYLPSNNVDDPPRTQPTDRPDREAPDLDAIIPDDPTRAYDMHNVIGAVVDDGEFMEVQEHYARNIIVGFARLNGRPIGIVAQQPSVLAGVLDIDSSTKAARFVRFCDCFNIPLVTFVDVPGFLPGVGQEHNGIIRHGAKLLYAYCEATVPKLTVITRKAYGGAYDVMSSKHIRGDANFAWPTAEIAVMGVEGAVNIIFRDRIAKAADPDAERAQLTREYRERHANPYEAAARGYVDEVILPRETRRKLIAALEVVRTKRDTNPPKKHGNIPL
- a CDS encoding PAS domain S-box protein gives rise to the protein MSKGSPLRILLVDESPGAEARVSDWICGDLPLAEVHQAPGEAALCEALAHCQFDVVITESRLSWTDGLGVLDAVRNARPEHPVLMLTEYGDEDLAVSALQAGFDAYLRKGPDQSGRLAAAVSAALKTADERAARRRAEQALFENEARHRVIVEGASDVIVTIDVHGIMESVNPAVMAVFGYEPRELIGKNVSMLMPSAIAVEHDGYLARYLETDEPHIIGIGRIVEGRRKDGAAVKIDLAVSEIRLGGRRLFTGMMRDIGERLRAEEERLLLLERERQAIAETRREATEKSLILQQMLDAVIVTDRDGRIVLVNAAAGQVLGVDSEQLVGLPIHRQSWQTLDEQGLPVALEDRPIIRALRGEQFSAVYRMKTADARDLVVRAASAPVRDETGQIAGAVHVVHDITDEVARERQVAQGAKLRALGQLAGGVAHDLNQYLGLVVGYGDLALQELERPALDLDSVQDSVHTMIRAAVDGAEAVRRLLLFARPDAEGTKSRVDLDDVLRQVAKLTAPRWRDAAQQEGRTIQVSLEVEGDVAIDGWPSDLREAFTNLLLNAVDALPDGGLIRLRAVTLASHVVVQVIDSGVGMTPETREKLFEPFFSTKGEGGSGLGLAIVFGIVERHDGSIAVRSELGEGTTFELVFPIAAQGEPARPPDERPDAVRPQTILVVDDEPALVTMLSRILESDGHTVLVAMSGEEALSLLATSSVDVVISDLGMGSGMNGWDLAAAVQQQPHPPQFILTTGWGAEIDPDEALERGVRAVIAKPYRLPDLRKVLQEL
- a CDS encoding protein-L-isoaspartate(D-aspartate) O-methyltransferase translates to MTYAEQRQRLLEELRDQGVRDERILLAIGRAPRERFLPPELAARAYENTSLPIGLDQTISQPIVVANMTEALALTGGERVLEIGTGSGYQAAVLAEMGVSVTSVERVPALRERAAALLAELGYAHVAVHQAEEQIGWAAGAPYDRIIVTAAGPSVPMSLLDQLAVGGRLVMPVGSLRQQRLVVIERTAGGVDVSDLGRVRFVPLIGSEAWTEQQVSADRASDPEEADSA
- a CDS encoding glycosyltransferase family 39 protein — its product is MTRATLTERLALALILLAGLGLRVWLLTGPFGEIDADEAVVGLMALQMPGELPAFYWEQHYLGTLEPVTAALLFAVVGPSAWALKLVPALCSVAFVGLVFAVARGAFGAGPALLGAAYLALPPSFFAAWSVKARGGYPEALALGTLCLLAAQRLADRPADTRQRALGWWGLLGLAAGLALWTHPMAAVLVAAAGLYLLGALRPWAASRTALVGLALPLGVAAAGFLIGLGPAIAHNLAGGFPSLRFAAEGGTEPRAALVNLWGLVRYGLPVLVGLAEGTPSRELLALDWPTRPGSSWLVTVALPLFALGVVWWHRRSLVALVAGGEDERRRAAIFVLVLLLVPPFVAVSRFANLWAEPRYALPVYAAAPLVTAIIWEVWRRRRVLGGLLMALLLGLNVCSLLASDYRLSLPTSAGASTAANRAELIAALQARDIDRIYTDYWLAYPLAFESRERIVPSVWSSGFGRRAVYSHLVSVAERPAFVFAQGTPGDAEFQARLAGVGGRADRETIAVYHVYTHVEPLEPLRKP
- a CDS encoding 2-phosphosulfolactate phosphatase is translated as MIVSVAMNARGVRSVEGRVCIMLDVLRASSTMLAMFEAGARELRLAETPEDALEIAEGRRDEFWVCGERDGLKVPGFDFGNSPVEVDDANLAGREVVYVTSNGTGALRAVAEAPLVLVGSPRNEVAVVRHALREATANNWDILILCAGDNRAFSLSLEDTFVAGMLVERLVKLSPRRLPPEEAATDPMALGLSDSAIVAHRLFRSYLAPHEKHASSETIRAMFAESRSGRDLPSKGYGADLLYCSEIDVTTVVPHLELRDGRLVVVAQGSGDARDAD